Proteins encoded together in one Thermococcus barophilus MP window:
- a CDS encoding acetate--CoA ligase family protein gives MNLEFLFYPRSVAVIGASHVPGKIGNAIMKSVARQFNGKIYAVNVKGGEIEINGQRFKVYRSILEIPDEVDVAVIAIPAKFVPDVIDECGQKGVKGAIVISAGFKEAGRADLEEELVKRARKWGIRIVGPNCLGVTNLENGFDCNFNPPERQARPKFGGIAFMSQSGAFGAAILDWAAKHNVGMSKFISLGNMADLDESDFMSYLKDDPKTKVITAYLEGVKDGRKFFKIARETTKAKPVIILKAGRTEAGAKAAASHTGSLAGSYAIYEAAFEQTGVLSAKSMRQLFNYAKALAMQKPAKGDRIAIVTNGGGAGVMMSDGLLEKGLKLAQLSDETNEKFAKAIEEGKLPHHMSYKNPIDVIGDAPSKRYELAMRYALEDPNVDVLVVIALFQSPALDEGIVDVMEKVQEYGKPIVFVAPGGEYPEKMARRIEEKGVPVFETVEDGVDAVYALVKYGKYLSEV, from the coding sequence ATGAACTTAGAGTTTCTATTTTACCCCAGGAGTGTTGCTGTGATAGGAGCATCGCATGTTCCGGGCAAGATAGGCAATGCGATAATGAAGTCAGTAGCGCGGCAGTTCAATGGGAAGATCTATGCTGTCAACGTTAAGGGTGGAGAAATTGAAATTAATGGACAAAGGTTCAAGGTCTACAGAAGTATTCTTGAGATTCCAGATGAAGTTGATGTTGCTGTCATAGCTATTCCAGCCAAGTTCGTCCCCGATGTCATAGATGAGTGTGGACAAAAGGGAGTTAAGGGGGCAATAGTTATCTCGGCTGGATTTAAAGAAGCTGGGAGGGCTGATTTGGAAGAGGAGCTCGTAAAGAGAGCAAGAAAATGGGGCATTAGAATTGTAGGTCCAAACTGTCTTGGAGTTACAAACCTTGAGAACGGCTTTGACTGTAACTTCAACCCACCAGAAAGACAGGCAAGGCCAAAATTTGGTGGTATTGCTTTTATGAGCCAAAGCGGTGCTTTTGGCGCTGCAATTCTTGACTGGGCTGCAAAGCACAATGTGGGAATGAGCAAGTTCATCAGCTTAGGTAACATGGCAGACTTGGATGAGAGCGACTTTATGAGCTATTTAAAGGATGACCCCAAGACAAAAGTCATAACTGCCTATCTTGAAGGTGTCAAAGATGGCAGGAAATTCTTCAAAATTGCAAGGGAAACAACCAAAGCCAAGCCCGTAATAATTTTAAAGGCTGGGAGAACTGAGGCGGGAGCTAAGGCAGCTGCTTCTCATACTGGCTCACTTGCGGGAAGTTATGCAATATATGAAGCAGCATTTGAGCAGACTGGTGTTTTAAGTGCAAAAAGCATGAGACAGCTCTTCAACTATGCAAAAGCCTTAGCCATGCAGAAGCCAGCAAAAGGGGACAGAATTGCCATAGTCACAAACGGTGGCGGCGCTGGTGTTATGATGAGTGATGGATTGCTTGAGAAAGGGCTTAAGCTCGCTCAGCTCAGCGATGAAACTAATGAGAAGTTCGCAAAAGCCATAGAGGAAGGAAAGCTGCCTCACCACATGAGCTATAAAAACCCAATTGATGTCATTGGAGATGCTCCGTCAAAGAGGTATGAGTTAGCTATGCGCTATGCTTTGGAGGATCCAAATGTTGACGTTCTTGTCGTCATTGCTTTGTTCCAGAGCCCAGCGCTCGATGAAGGAATTGTTGATGTTATGGAAAAAGTGCAAGAGTACGGGAAGCCAATAGTCTTCGTTGCTCCCGGTGGAGAATATCCGGAGAAAATGGCGCGCAGAATCGAGGAGAAAGGGGTTCCTGTATTTGAGACCGTCGAGGATGGAGTAGACGCGGTTTATGCTCTGGTTAAATATGGAAAGTATTTGAGTGAGGTTTGA
- a CDS encoding bifunctional ADP-dependent NAD(P)H-hydrate dehydratase/NAD(P)H-hydrate epimerase yields MKIEDVYIWDTNAKWLGISPFQLMENAGAGVARAIEEKFGRGLKVAIFCGTGNNGGDGFVAARHLSFENDVTVFLVGDEIKIRSEEAKHNWEILKKLDFVKIKILKDSSQIKGLNLEEYDVIVDALLGAGTKGEPREPIRSAIKKINEYSGKAKIVSVDLPSGYPSKVQVKCDFAVTFQWDKEEFEGFERIVAKIGYPKELYHLVGPGNAKFALRKKGEHKGQNGRLLIIGGSEDYFGAPYLAAKAASYIVDLVYLVMPEYSAKRITDPDMILRPVEGKNFTREHLEEVLALTEKADAVIVGPGIGLRDETREFVREFVKRCEKPLVIDADGLKAIAEDLSVLNGKTFVLTPHAGEFKTLFGEKPEGSLKEKAGLVMKKAKEINGVILLKGVYDIISDGKVWKYNKTGNRGMTTGGTGDVLAGIIGALLALGNSPLRAASVGAFLNGLAGDTVKEELGENFTALNVAKKVPHAVKWVLEF; encoded by the coding sequence ATGAAAATTGAAGATGTTTACATTTGGGATACCAACGCTAAGTGGCTCGGCATTTCACCGTTTCAGCTTATGGAAAACGCTGGTGCTGGAGTGGCAAGAGCAATAGAAGAAAAGTTTGGAAGAGGACTTAAAGTTGCAATATTCTGTGGAACTGGAAACAACGGCGGAGATGGCTTTGTTGCTGCCAGGCATCTTAGCTTTGAGAATGATGTAACTGTTTTTCTCGTCGGCGATGAAATAAAAATCAGAAGTGAGGAAGCTAAACACAATTGGGAGATCCTCAAAAAGCTTGACTTTGTAAAAATCAAAATCCTTAAGGACTCAAGCCAGATAAAGGGTCTCAATCTTGAAGAGTATGATGTCATCGTTGATGCCCTTCTCGGCGCTGGAACTAAAGGAGAGCCGAGAGAGCCTATACGCTCAGCGATTAAAAAAATCAATGAATATTCCGGAAAGGCTAAGATTGTGAGTGTTGACCTGCCAAGTGGCTATCCTTCAAAAGTTCAGGTCAAATGCGACTTTGCCGTAACTTTCCAGTGGGACAAAGAAGAGTTTGAGGGCTTTGAAAGGATTGTTGCCAAAATTGGCTATCCAAAGGAGCTTTATCACTTAGTTGGCCCAGGAAATGCAAAGTTTGCCTTACGGAAGAAAGGAGAGCACAAAGGACAGAACGGAAGGCTTTTGATAATTGGTGGAAGTGAGGATTATTTTGGCGCTCCCTACTTAGCAGCAAAAGCTGCCAGCTATATCGTTGATTTAGTATATTTGGTGATGCCAGAATATTCAGCGAAACGCATAACTGATCCGGACATGATTTTGAGGCCCGTTGAAGGAAAAAACTTCACAAGAGAGCATCTTGAAGAAGTTTTGGCATTAACTGAAAAGGCTGATGCCGTCATCGTAGGCCCAGGTATTGGACTCAGGGATGAAACCAGGGAGTTCGTTAGAGAATTTGTAAAGCGCTGTGAAAAGCCTTTAGTTATAGATGCTGACGGATTAAAAGCCATAGCTGAAGATTTAAGCGTCCTCAATGGCAAAACATTCGTACTAACACCACATGCTGGAGAATTTAAAACGCTCTTTGGAGAGAAGCCGGAAGGCTCGCTGAAGGAGAAAGCTGGGCTTGTCATGAAGAAAGCAAAAGAAATTAACGGTGTAATTCTCCTTAAGGGGGTTTACGATATCATCAGCGATGGAAAAGTCTGGAAGTACAATAAAACAGGAAATAGGGGGATGACAACTGGGGGAACTGGAGATGTTTTGGCTGGTATTATTGGAGCATTGCTCGCTCTTGGAAATTCACCGCTTAGAGCAGCTTCCGTTGGAGCATTCCTCAATGGATTGGCTGGAGACACGGTCAAAGAGGAGCTTGGCGAGAACTTCACGGCACTGAATGTTGCGAAAAAAGTCCCTCATGCTGTTAAGTGGGTTTTGGAGTTTTAA
- a CDS encoding winged helix-turn-helix domain-containing protein, with protein sequence MSKKVKVITDPKVIKLMLEDTRRKILQLLRNREMTISQLSEILGKTPQTVYHHIEKLKEAGLVEVKRTEMKGNLVEKYYGRTADAFYINLYLGDEELRYFARSRLKTKLDIFKALGYEFDEEELLNTMDRILEKEHEYKMKISKEIEEKEELLKDFSNEDIIHAIEWLSMAEIGRDEEALKLLKKLGEILKK encoded by the coding sequence ATGAGTAAGAAAGTCAAAGTGATTACCGATCCAAAGGTCATCAAGCTTATGCTTGAAGACACAAGAAGGAAAATACTTCAACTCCTAAGGAACAGGGAAATGACGATTTCCCAGCTTTCTGAAATTCTCGGCAAAACACCACAGACAGTGTATCACCACATTGAAAAGCTTAAAGAAGCTGGACTGGTTGAGGTTAAAAGAACAGAGATGAAAGGGAACCTCGTTGAAAAGTATTACGGCAGAACAGCCGACGCATTTTACATAAACCTCTACCTTGGGGATGAAGAGCTGAGGTACTTTGCAAGATCAAGATTAAAAACAAAGCTTGACATATTCAAAGCTCTTGGGTACGAATTCGATGAAGAAGAGCTACTCAACACAATGGACAGGATACTTGAAAAGGAACATGAATACAAAATGAAAATCTCCAAGGAAATTGAAGAAAAGGAAGAGCTACTTAAGGACTTTTCAAATGAGGACATAATCCATGCCATTGAATGGCTCAGCATGGCAGAGATAGGAAGAGATGAAGAGGCATTAAAGTTGCTGAAAAAACTTGGGGAAATCCTTAAAAAGTGA
- a CDS encoding DUF473 domain-containing protein — MEVLILAGITRRTLDQLLRNPYRTLEIRSASNVFVLEHLKEGDRVFLTYETLQDITKGTEGIIAQILRMEKMEQRILWEESDEREQMVCRVQLRLVGLGKVIEIRREGDLIKARVREMLPHEMAMG; from the coding sequence ATGGAAGTCCTAATTTTGGCGGGAATTACAAGGCGAACCCTTGATCAATTACTGAGGAATCCATACCGCACATTGGAAATTAGGAGTGCAAGCAATGTATTCGTTCTTGAGCACCTTAAGGAGGGTGATAGGGTATTTCTAACATACGAAACCTTGCAAGACATAACAAAAGGGACTGAGGGAATAATAGCCCAGATATTAAGGATGGAGAAGATGGAGCAGAGAATTTTATGGGAGGAGAGTGATGAGAGAGAGCAGATGGTGTGCAGAGTTCAGCTTCGCTTGGTAGGACTTGGAAAAGTTATCGAAATCAGAAGGGAGGGAGATTTGATCAAAGCAAGAGTGAGAGAGATGCTTCCTCACGAAATGGCTATGGGCTGA
- the nucS gene encoding endonuclease NucS yields MSMKVEAKVEPSHEEIIEILDKALSVEAIITLFAYCRVFYEGRAKSELGPGDRVIIIKPDGSFLIHQKNKREPVNWQPPGSVVSIVLEDGRIMLRSVRRKPKETLEVELIKTYLVSYFQAEDYEELTLTGSEAEMADLIFENPSLIEEGFKPLFKEKPIKHGIVDVLGKDKHGNLVVLELKRRRADLHAVSQLKRYVDSLREEHKNVRGILVAPSLTAGAKKLLEKEGLEFKKLNPPKREKRKKGKQKTLDFLSP; encoded by the coding sequence ATGAGCATGAAAGTGGAAGCTAAGGTTGAACCCTCTCACGAAGAAATAATTGAAATTTTGGATAAAGCCCTCTCTGTTGAGGCTATCATAACTCTTTTTGCTTATTGTAGGGTATTCTATGAGGGGAGAGCCAAGAGTGAGCTTGGCCCCGGAGATAGGGTCATTATAATCAAGCCAGATGGCTCTTTTTTAATTCACCAGAAGAACAAAAGAGAACCTGTTAACTGGCAGCCGCCGGGGAGTGTTGTCAGCATCGTTCTTGAGGATGGGAGAATAATGCTGAGAAGTGTTAGGAGAAAACCGAAAGAAACCCTTGAAGTTGAGCTCATTAAAACTTATCTTGTGAGTTATTTCCAAGCAGAGGATTATGAGGAGCTGACATTAACTGGAAGTGAAGCAGAGATGGCTGATTTGATCTTTGAGAATCCCTCATTAATTGAGGAAGGATTTAAACCGCTCTTTAAGGAAAAGCCAATTAAACATGGAATAGTTGATGTGCTTGGAAAAGACAAACATGGCAATTTGGTTGTCCTTGAGCTTAAGCGCAGGAGAGCAGATCTGCATGCGGTCAGTCAACTTAAAAGATATGTTGATTCTCTGAGGGAGGAGCATAAAAATGTTCGTGGGATTTTGGTTGCCCCTTCTCTTACGGCTGGGGCTAAAAAATTACTTGAAAAAGAAGGGCTGGAATTTAAAAAGCTGAATCCACCAAAGCGTGAAAAGAGGAAAAAAGGCAAGCAGAAAACCCTTGATTTTCTCAGCCCATAG
- a CDS encoding [protein ADP-ribosylglutamate] hydrolase translates to MELRFRNLIFKIAQGDITRFRSEAIVNAANKYLEHGGGVAYAIARAAAGNVREYIRISKEAMREQIGRDWIEHGEVVVTPALRLEQYGIKYVIHTVGPYCGGRWDEDKKEKLKKAILGALRKADELKVRSIAFPAISAGIYGCPLEEVVRTFLETVEKFSGEADNVREVYLVLYSSEDYERALKVLEVEGRFK, encoded by the coding sequence GTGGAACTCCGCTTTAGAAATTTAATTTTTAAGATCGCTCAAGGTGATATAACTCGTTTTAGGTCTGAAGCCATTGTAAATGCTGCCAACAAGTATCTGGAGCATGGCGGCGGGGTTGCTTATGCCATAGCAAGAGCCGCCGCTGGAAACGTTCGGGAGTATATAAGGATAAGCAAGGAAGCTATGAGGGAGCAGATTGGGAGAGACTGGATTGAGCACGGGGAAGTCGTTGTAACTCCAGCTTTAAGGTTGGAGCAGTATGGGATTAAATACGTCATTCACACAGTTGGTCCTTACTGCGGCGGCAGATGGGATGAAGATAAGAAGGAGAAGCTCAAGAAAGCCATTCTCGGAGCTTTGAGAAAAGCCGATGAATTAAAAGTTAGAAGCATAGCTTTTCCAGCTATAAGTGCTGGAATTTATGGTTGTCCTCTTGAGGAAGTTGTGAGAACTTTCCTTGAGACAGTTGAGAAGTTTTCAGGGGAAGCAGATAATGTGAGGGAAGTCTATTTGGTGCTTTATTCAAGTGAGGATTATGAGAGGGCTTTGAAGGTGCTGGAAGTTGAGGGACGATTTAAATGA
- a CDS encoding amidohydrolase family protein, with translation MSILIKNGYVIYGENLDVMKADIYIEDNKITKIGKNLNISADYVIDAKGKVVSPGFINLHTHSPMGLFRGLADDLPLMDWLKHHIWPKEAKLTREYTKAGAYLGALEMIKTGTTAFLDMYFYMDAVAEVVLESGLRGYLSYGMIDLGEPDKTEKEIKVALETMKFIEKLSSERVQFVFGPHAPYTCSIALLKKVRELANEHKKLITIHVAETMTEIGQITSRYGKSPVVLLDDIGFLADDVIIAHGVWLDSKDIHILARHRVSIAHNPASNMKLASGVMPIERLLNAGVNVGLGTDGSASNNNLDMLEEMKIAALLHKVHNLDPTVADAKTVFKMATQNGAKALRLDAGVIKKGALADLVIIDFNQPHLRPINNVISHLVYSANGNDVETTIVDGKILMLDREVFTLDEEKTLEKAEEVVEKLAG, from the coding sequence ATGAGCATATTAATCAAAAATGGCTACGTGATTTATGGCGAGAATCTTGATGTCATGAAAGCTGATATCTACATTGAGGACAACAAGATAACTAAAATCGGTAAGAATCTCAACATTTCAGCAGATTATGTAATAGATGCAAAAGGAAAAGTGGTTTCACCCGGGTTCATAAATCTGCACACCCATTCTCCGATGGGACTCTTCAGAGGGTTGGCTGATGATTTGCCTCTTATGGACTGGCTTAAACACCACATATGGCCAAAGGAAGCGAAGCTTACAAGAGAATATACAAAAGCCGGAGCATATCTTGGGGCATTGGAGATGATTAAAACGGGAACTACTGCGTTTTTGGATATGTACTTTTATATGGACGCCGTTGCAGAAGTGGTTCTTGAATCTGGTCTTAGGGGATACCTCAGCTATGGTATGATTGATCTGGGTGAGCCCGACAAAACTGAAAAAGAAATTAAAGTGGCTTTGGAAACGATGAAATTCATTGAGAAGCTGAGCTCTGAGAGAGTTCAGTTTGTATTTGGCCCTCACGCACCCTACACCTGCTCAATAGCTCTTCTCAAAAAGGTTAGAGAGCTTGCCAATGAACACAAAAAGCTCATAACAATTCACGTAGCTGAGACGATGACTGAAATAGGTCAAATAACATCTCGCTATGGAAAGAGCCCTGTTGTTCTGCTCGATGATATTGGCTTCTTGGCTGATGATGTTATAATAGCTCACGGGGTATGGCTTGACAGCAAGGACATACACATTTTGGCAAGGCATCGCGTGAGCATAGCCCACAATCCTGCGTCGAACATGAAGCTTGCGAGTGGTGTCATGCCCATTGAGAGACTTTTGAATGCTGGGGTAAACGTAGGTCTCGGCACTGATGGAAGTGCAAGCAACAACAACTTGGACATGCTTGAGGAGATGAAAATCGCCGCTTTGCTTCACAAGGTTCACAATTTGGATCCAACGGTTGCAGATGCAAAGACAGTCTTTAAAATGGCAACTCAGAACGGTGCAAAGGCTTTGCGCTTGGATGCTGGTGTGATAAAAAAAGGTGCCTTGGCTGATTTAGTGATTATAGACTTTAACCAGCCGCACTTGAGGCCAATTAACAACGTTATAAGCCACCTCGTTTACTCGGCAAACGGCAACGATGTGGAAACGACAATAGTTGATGGGAAGATTTTGATGCTCGATAGAGAGGTTTTCACATTGGACGAGGAGAAGACTCTGGAAAAAGCTGAGGAAGTTGTGGAGAAGCTTGCGGGGTGA
- a CDS encoding tryptophan--tRNA ligase — MMAEFKVTPWDVEGMVDYDKLIKEFGTQPLTDELLEKTAVLTKSELPLYFRRRFFFSHRDYDLVLKDYEEGRGFFLYTGRGPSGPMHIGHIIPFFATKWLQEKFGVNLYVQITDDEKFLFKPNLSFEDTKRWAYENILDIIAVGFDPDKTFIFQDSEFTKIYEMAIPIAKKVTYSMAKAVFGFTEQSKIGMIFYPAIQAAPTFFEKRRCLIPAAIDQDPYWRIQRDFAESLGYYKTAALHSKFVPPLTGLEGKMSASKPETAVYLTDDPEEAGKKIWKFALTGGQPTVKEQREKGGNPEKCVVFKWLEIFFEPDDKALLERYHACKSGALLCGECKRYLIKKVQEFLKEHQKRREKAKDEIEKFKYTGELAREQWDKAIPEPLRR; from the coding sequence TTGATGGCTGAATTCAAGGTTACGCCATGGGATGTCGAAGGAATGGTGGATTACGACAAGCTGATAAAGGAATTCGGAACACAGCCGCTGACAGATGAACTGCTTGAGAAAACAGCCGTGCTGACAAAGAGCGAACTGCCGCTCTACTTCAGGAGAAGATTCTTTTTCTCCCACAGAGACTACGATTTAGTCCTTAAAGACTATGAAGAGGGTAGGGGCTTTTTCCTGTATACGGGAAGAGGTCCGAGCGGGCCGATGCATATTGGTCACATAATTCCTTTCTTCGCTACGAAATGGCTTCAGGAGAAGTTTGGAGTCAATTTGTATGTTCAAATCACAGATGATGAGAAATTCCTATTTAAGCCAAACCTAAGCTTTGAAGACACCAAGAGATGGGCATATGAAAACATTTTGGACATAATTGCGGTTGGCTTTGATCCAGATAAGACTTTCATATTCCAAGACAGCGAATTCACGAAGATTTATGAAATGGCTATCCCAATAGCGAAAAAAGTGACGTATTCAATGGCAAAAGCCGTTTTTGGCTTCACGGAGCAGAGCAAGATTGGAATGATTTTTTACCCGGCAATTCAAGCTGCCCCAACGTTCTTTGAAAAGAGGAGATGTCTAATTCCAGCGGCAATTGATCAAGACCCTTACTGGAGAATTCAGCGAGACTTTGCCGAGAGCTTGGGGTATTACAAGACGGCCGCACTCCACAGTAAGTTTGTTCCTCCTTTGACAGGATTGGAGGGTAAAATGAGCGCATCAAAGCCTGAAACTGCTGTTTATTTAACAGATGATCCAGAAGAGGCAGGCAAAAAGATCTGGAAGTTTGCCTTAACCGGTGGTCAGCCAACGGTAAAAGAGCAGAGGGAAAAAGGTGGAAATCCTGAAAAATGTGTGGTCTTCAAATGGCTCGAGATATTCTTTGAGCCGGATGATAAGGCTCTGCTTGAGAGATACCACGCATGCAAGAGCGGTGCTCTGCTTTGTGGGGAATGCAAGCGCTATCTCATAAAGAAAGTCCAGGAATTCCTTAAAGAGCACCAGAAGAGAAGGGAGAAAGCTAAAGATGAGATTGAGAAGTTCAAGTACACCGGTGAGTTGGCAAGGGAGCAGTGGGACAAAGCAATCCCCGAGCCTCTGAGGAGGTGA
- a CDS encoding ArsR/SmtB family transcription factor, whose product MREVLIITEIERMKVLAEPTRFKILELLRRHPMSIAELSSFLKKDRSTVYRHIKVLENAGFVEEIGQEGNERIYARTARLFLLKVEPDESIEEFRKQYLRIEASRLMEILKKSGIKIKNENEFLRLTAQILKEIEDNSRPIIQKVSQADLDLKEIELFHLLNLLVFLQSCEFCEKAKKMKNLLEL is encoded by the coding sequence ATGAGGGAAGTTCTCATAATAACAGAGATAGAGAGGATGAAAGTACTTGCAGAGCCCACCCGTTTTAAAATTCTTGAGCTTCTGAGAAGACATCCAATGAGCATCGCCGAATTGAGTTCGTTTTTAAAAAAAGATCGCTCGACAGTATACAGACACATCAAAGTCCTTGAGAATGCGGGCTTTGTTGAAGAAATAGGACAAGAAGGAAACGAAAGAATTTATGCCCGAACAGCAAGACTCTTCCTTCTCAAAGTTGAGCCAGATGAGAGCATCGAGGAATTTAGAAAGCAGTATCTCCGGATAGAAGCATCAAGGCTCATGGAAATTCTCAAAAAATCTGGGATCAAGATAAAGAATGAGAATGAATTTCTCAGATTAACCGCCCAGATTTTAAAAGAGATAGAGGACAACTCAAGACCAATTATTCAAAAAGTATCCCAAGCAGATTTAGACCTGAAAGAGATCGAACTTTTTCATCTGTTAAATTTGCTTGTGTTTCTTCAATCATGTGAGTTCTGCGAAAAAGCGAAAAAGATGAAGAATTTGCTGGAGCTATGA
- a CDS encoding S-methyl-5'-thioadenosine phosphorylase, with product MPKIGIIGGSGVYGVFEPKETIKVHTPYGRPSAPVEIGEIEGIEVAFIPRHGKNHEFPPHEVPYRANIWALHELGVERVIGITAVGSLREEYKPGDIVITDQFIDFTKKREYTFYNGPRVAHVSMADPFCPEMRKIFYETAQELGFPVHEKGTYVCIEGPRFSTRAESAMFRQFAHIIGMTLVPEVVLARELGMCYVNIATITDYDVWADKPVDAQEVLKVMKENNYKVQEILKKGIPRIPEERKCGCADVLKTMFV from the coding sequence ATGCCAAAGATTGGAATTATTGGCGGTTCTGGTGTTTATGGCGTCTTTGAGCCAAAAGAGACGATAAAGGTTCACACACCTTACGGAAGACCATCAGCGCCTGTAGAGATAGGGGAAATTGAAGGGATTGAAGTGGCTTTCATTCCAAGACACGGTAAAAACCATGAGTTTCCACCACATGAAGTGCCGTATAGAGCAAACATTTGGGCTCTTCACGAGCTTGGCGTTGAGAGGGTCATAGGAATTACAGCCGTTGGCTCCCTCAGAGAAGAGTACAAACCTGGAGACATTGTAATTACCGATCAGTTCATTGACTTCACAAAGAAGAGGGAGTACACATTCTACAACGGTCCCAGAGTGGCTCACGTTTCGATGGCAGATCCCTTCTGTCCAGAAATGAGGAAGATATTCTATGAAACTGCCCAAGAGCTTGGCTTCCCGGTTCATGAAAAGGGAACTTACGTTTGTATCGAAGGGCCTCGCTTTTCTACAAGGGCTGAATCTGCGATGTTCAGGCAGTTTGCCCACATAATTGGGATGACCCTCGTTCCCGAAGTGGTCTTGGCGAGAGAACTCGGAATGTGCTATGTCAACATCGCAACGATTACGGACTATGATGTCTGGGCTGACAAGCCTGTTGATGCTCAAGAAGTTCTCAAAGTCATGAAGGAGAACAACTACAAAGTCCAAGAAATCCTCAAGAAGGGCATTCCAAGGATTCCTGAGGAAAGGAAGTGTGGCTGTGCTGATGTGCTTAAGACGATGTTTGTTTGA
- a CDS encoding proteasome assembly chaperone family protein, giving the protein MEKPVRLVLPKIENPIFIEGYPGIGLVGHIAANFLAKELNMEMIGYIESPFIPPMSLILEGKPNPPLRFYGKDNLIIAVADIYVPPTLVNEIAKEIISYLKETNAQKLISIGGMGIGFFKEQMEVWGVGANEDLNKELEGLGVKILQYGSIMGMSGKLLWEASKEKINGYVLLGETFGDRPDPRAAANVIEVIKKLTPIEISTEPLIKEAEMIEEQLRKMHEQMEMARKKAEKQYESIYL; this is encoded by the coding sequence ATGGAAAAGCCGGTGAGGTTAGTTCTCCCAAAGATAGAAAACCCCATTTTCATCGAAGGTTACCCGGGAATTGGACTTGTCGGACACATTGCCGCTAACTTCTTGGCAAAAGAGCTCAACATGGAGATGATTGGATACATCGAGAGTCCGTTCATACCGCCAATGAGCTTAATCCTCGAAGGAAAACCCAACCCACCTTTGAGATTCTATGGAAAAGATAACCTCATCATAGCCGTTGCTGACATCTACGTTCCACCAACTCTTGTAAATGAAATAGCCAAAGAAATCATCAGTTATTTGAAAGAAACAAATGCCCAAAAGCTCATTTCCATTGGCGGAATGGGAATTGGCTTTTTCAAGGAACAGATGGAAGTGTGGGGCGTTGGGGCAAATGAGGATCTCAACAAAGAGCTTGAAGGTTTGGGGGTTAAAATACTCCAGTATGGCTCAATAATGGGCATGAGCGGGAAGCTCTTATGGGAGGCTTCAAAAGAAAAGATTAACGGATATGTGTTGCTTGGCGAGACCTTCGGAGACAGACCCGACCCAAGAGCAGCGGCAAACGTTATTGAGGTTATCAAGAAGCTCACACCGATTGAGATATCCACAGAGCCCCTCATAAAGGAGGCAGAGATGATTGAAGAGCAGCTCAGAAAGATGCATGAACAGATGGAAATGGCAAGAAAGAAGGCAGAGAAGCAATATGAGAGCATTTATCTGTGA
- a CDS encoding DUF211 domain-containing protein has protein sequence MARGIRLLVLDVLKPHQPMVTELALGLSEIRGVEGVNITLVEIDKETENIKITIVGDNLDYDEIVRTIEEFGGVVHSIDMVAAGKRIIEESETPQDKLDEF, from the coding sequence ATGGCAAGAGGGATCAGACTTCTCGTCCTTGATGTGCTTAAACCACATCAGCCCATGGTCACGGAATTAGCTTTGGGACTGAGCGAAATTCGTGGAGTTGAAGGGGTTAACATAACACTCGTAGAAATTGACAAAGAAACGGAGAACATAAAAATAACGATAGTTGGCGATAACTTAGACTACGACGAAATAGTCAGGACAATAGAGGAATTTGGCGGCGTTGTGCACAGCATAGACATGGTTGCTGCAGGAAAAAGGATAATTGAAGAAAGTGAAACTCCACAGGACAAATTAGACGAATTTTAG